Part of the Arthrobacter gengyunqii genome is shown below.
TCGGACACGATGCTCTCGAATCGCTCCGCATACGCGCCGGCGGCGTCCACCGAGGTGCCGAAGTCCGAGCCCCACTTGTCCGTGAACGTCTCGAAGGTCCGCTCGAGCCGGTTCTTCGTTTCCAGCAGCGTCTTCTCCAGCCGGGCGCCCTCGGTGATCAGCGTCCGCTCCACTTCGGAGGCTGCCTCCTGCAGGCGCACGACGTCGGTGATCTCGCCGAAGGGGGCGAAGAGTTCCTCCAGCGCCTCCTGCAGGGACTCATCCAGGGCACCCAGAGCCTTGGCGGCCAGGGTGTCCCGGCGGGCGGTGGCGGCGGCAAGCTGTTCCCGGGTGCGGGCCAGATCGCCCTTGAGCACGCCGATCTTCTCGATCGCGGCGGTGTGGTCCAGCTCCGCGGTGTCCAGCTCGAAGCGGATCTGGTCCAGGTCCGTGTTCGCGTCCCGGGCGGAATCGAGGGCATCGGTGGCGGCAGCAACGGCGTCGCGCTGCGCGGAGGCGGACAGCTCCTCCCAGGTGCGGGTGTCCGCTGCGACGCGGCGGACCGCGGCGAGCCGGCTGACCAGCTCGGCCTGGGTCTGGGCCTGCGCCTGGGAGCGGGTGTCGGCTTCGGTGAACCGGTCCCGCAGGGCCAGCAGTTCATTGCCGAGGGCGGCAACGGTGTCCTTGTTGTCGAAGCCCAGGACGTTGTCCGAGGCCTTGGCGTGCCGGTCATCCTTCTCCGTGGTGGAGGAGTTGCGCTTGACCGCGCCACCCAGGCTCACGCCGCGGGACAGTCCGGCGAGCTCATCCGGATCCTCCACGCAGACAAAGTCATAGTGCGCGGTGATCTTGCGGGCCACCCAGCGGCCCATCTCGGAGTCCTGGGTAACCAGCTTGGTGATCAGGTCCCGCGGTCCGGGCTCGGACGGCCCCTCCACCGGAACGCTGACGTCAATGCAGCGCAGGAACCCGTTGAGTTTGGTCTCGGAGAGGTAGCGGGTGACGGCGCGCATGTGCTCGCCGGGCACCAGCAGCGCGGTGGCCAGGGAGCGCAGCGTGCGTTCCGCGGCCGGACGCCACTGCTGCTGTTCCGGCTCCAGGTCGATCAGTTCGGCGGCGAACGGCAGGTCCGCCTCGTCCAGGCCGGTGGCGGCGCAGATCTTGGCGCGCTGGTCCAGGGATTCCTGCCGGATGTTGGAGGTGCGGCGGCGGAACGAGCCGATGTCGTTTTCCAGCTTGGCGATCTGCCCCTTGAGCTGCCAGGCCTGCCCGTGCGCGTCGGAGCTGCGTTCGCGGGCTGCCTCCACCTCCAGGGTCAGGGACTTCACCAGCTCGGCGGCGCGGCTGCGGGCGGTGACCAGACCGGCGGGGGAGAAGTCCACCTCGATGCCGGCTGCGGCCAGTTCGCCGCGGGCGGTTTCCTCCAGCGCGACGCGGGAGTTCAGCTGCACGACGGCGGCCGCCAGTTCGCGCTCGAGCGTGGCGATGGTGCCGCCGCCCTCTTCGCTGTACCGGGCGGTGAGGGCGTTCAGCTTCTTCTTCAGCTCGTTCCGCCGGCTTTCCGCGGCAGTGAGTTCCCGGGCGCCGGTCTGCTCCTGCGCGGTGAGCCGTGCGACGTCGCGCTCGTGGCTGGCCAGGGTCAGGCGCTGCCGGTAGGCGGGCAGTCCGTCCTTGGTGAGGGCGCGGTTGTGCCGTAGTTCGGTGTCGGTGGCGGTGTAGAGCCGGTGCAGGTCCGGAACGTCGGCGAGATGGTCGCGCTGCTGGCGTGCGCGCTCGAGCTGCCGGCGGATGCTGCGCAGGTGGCTGAAGTCCTCCACCGCTTCATCGGCGGCGGCCAGGGTTTTGGGGGTGTCCAGCACGTTGGTGCGGAAGAAGTCGTTGACCGTTCCGCCCAGTCCCTTGCCGGTCTGCAGGATGCGCAGCAACCCGAAGGCCTTCTCGTCCTCCACGCCCAGGGCGGTGCGGAAGCGTTCGGCGAACATCTTGTGGGAATCGAAGATGGCGGCGCCGGGCAGCAGCGCTTCGAGGCTGCCCTTGGTGAAGCGGCCGCGCATTTCGGTTTCCAGGGTGCGGATATCCAGCGGCCGGTTGTGCACGGCGTAGAAGCGGCCCACGTGGTGCTCGGTGCCGTTGGCGGGCAGGTCCATGAGGACGGAGAGCGAGGTGATCTGCCCGAGTCCGTTGTCGAAGGTCAGGCATACGGCGGACCAGGTGGCGCCGGGGCGCTGGTAGGCGGTGCCGTCGGCGCCTGCCGTGCCGCCGTCGTCGGACCCGGTGCCGTTGCCGGAGCCCTGGGTGCCCAGGCGGCCGCGCATGTAGGAGAACGCGGTGCGCTTTTCCTCGGCCAGGCTGCCGCCGTTGTTCTGCGCGGCCTCGTTCATTTTCGGCCGGGCGTCCATGACCTGGAGCATGGCGTCGAAGATGGTGGACTTGCCCACGCCGGAGTCGCCGGTGAGCAGGGTTCCGGCGCGGTCCACGTAAATGGTGTGCGCGCCGTCGAACGTTCCCCAGTTCACGATCTGCACGGAGGACAGCCGGTTCTGGCCGGGGTTGATCAGGTCGCCCATGGGAAGGGTGGTTTCGATGCTCACGCGATGTCCTCGCCGTCGTTGGCTGTGGTCGGTTCGGCCGGTGCGGGGTCGGGCAGTGTGGGCTCGGGCAGTTCGCCGGAGGCGTCCGCCAGAGCCTGCATGAAGGTGACAATGTCACCGATGTGTTCGTAGGGCAGCGCCAGCGGCAGGGCACCGGAAATGACCCAGACGTTCTCCACCTCGGTGGGCAGCAGCAGCCGGCGTTCCTGCACCAGCTTGCGGATGGCGGCGTCGGCCACGTCCTCGACCGACTTGGCGTCGCGCTGGCCCGGATCGACGTAGCCCTCGATGATTTCCAGGATGTCGCTGCGTGCAATCACGGCGTCGTTGCCGGTGCCGGCGTGCCGGTCCAGCAGCAGGCGCATGCGCAGCAGCAGCAAGGTTTCCTCGCGGGTCATTTCGCGCTGGCGCTGCAGCACGGCGGTGTGCGGTTCGGGCATGTCCACCGGGCGCAGCAGGGCGACCTTGCGGTCCTCGTCGATGACCAGGGTCAGGAACAGTTCACTGAGCCGGGTGCGCAGTTCGGCCTGGTTGTCCACCACCGTGTTGTAGACGTTGTCCGAGCTGGTTGCGTCCAGATACGGGCCGCGCAGCAGCCGGATCAGGGCCTGGCGCAGCTTCAGCGGCAGGGTTCCGGTGTCACCGGGGAACAGTTCGGGTCCGTCCACGAGGACGTCCCGTTCCGCGGGGGCTGCGGCGTAATCGTCCGCGTAGGGATCGTCGTCGTTATGGTCGGCGGGACCGGCGGTGCTGGTCGGATCGAGGCTGGTTTCACTCATGGGTGGGGGCTTTCGCGACGGCGACGGCGGGCAGCAGCGCGGTGCGCTCGCTGCCGTCGATCTGGGTGAAGGTGACGGATTCGGGCGATGCGGCCAGTCCGGCGGGGGTGCTGCCGCCGCGGGAGCCGGGGGAGAAGTCAGCGGAGCCGGCTTCCAGGGCTGCCGAGAGCAGGGCGCGGATGCTGTTCAGGTGCCGGTCCTCGGGGGCGAGTTCGGCGAAGATCTCGCCCACCGTGGCGGTGCCGCGTTTTCCGGCGGCGCGGGTGACGGCGTCGCGCAGTGCCCGGCGGTTGGCCTTGGGCGTGCGCGCGGAACGGTGGATGTCCGCTTCGCTGAACGACGGCGGTGCCGGCAGCTTGGGCGGCGGTGCGTGGTCTTCGGGGTTGAACAGGTGCACCATGCCCAGGGATTCAAAGACCGCGCCGTACAGCTGGGGTGCCGGAACGACGGCGGTGCGGCGTTTGCTGCGCGGCGCCTTGTGGATTGCGGTTTCCGCGGTGCGGATCAGCTGACGCAGCTGGACCGATTCGCGGTACTCGTCGCTCTGCACGTAGGTGTGCATGGATTCGGAGAGCCGGCCGTAGATGCGGTGGATTTCGGTGGCCTGGCCGCGCATGTCGCTGATCAGCCGGTGGAGGCTCTGCCGGTCCTCGGGACTCATGTCCTCGGCGAAGTCCCGTTCCAGCACCTCGGCGATGGCGGCGCGGAAGCGGTCCTGCTGTTCGGCGTCGTTTAGGAACGCGGTGAAGCCCTCGTAGGTGCGGCCTTCGCTGGTGTTGCGCAGCTTGCGGTCCGCCTCGAGGATTTCGCCCATGGTCAGGCCCTTGGCGGCGTTGGATTCCACCATTTCCTGGCGCAGGGCGTGCAGCATTTTCTCCAGGCCGTCGCGCATCCGCTTGAAGTCCGCAGGCAGTGCTGCCGCGAGGTCCAGGATGTCCTGCGCCGCTTCGACGGCGGTTTCCCCGTCCACCGGGGCGGGCGCCTCGCCGGCCTCGAGGGCGCGGATCATGTCTTCGCGGCGGGCGACTTCCTCTTTCAGCACCGCGATGCGGGCTGCGGGGTCCGGGTTGGTTTCGTGGGCCAGGTTTTCCACCCGGTCCAGCAGGGTGGCCAGCCGGGAGGAGTTCAGGCTGGTTTTGTCCGAGGTGAAGCCGTCCAGGTAGGAGAGGTAGCGGACGGAGGATTCGGTGAGTTCGTACACGAACCGGCCGTCGACGCGGGGGCGGGCCAGGAAGCGGCGGGCCACCCAATCATCGGCATAGTTCTTGCCGGTCCAGTCCTCGCGCAGGGTCACTCCGGAGATGCGCAGCTGGCGCAGGAATCCGTCGGTCATGTTGTGGAATTCCTCGAGCGGAATCCGGGGCCGGGTGCGGCTGAAGGCTTCCCGGAAGAGGGCCAGCACCCAGGGGTTTGCGGTGGTGAGTTTCCAGCCCGGTGTGGCTTGGAGCCGCTGCAGTTCCGCCCAATGGGCCACTGCGTTTTCGATAAAGGACATTCTGCGCTTTCCGGACCGGGAACAGGACAAACGGGCCTTGTCGATTTTAGCTGTCGACGGCGGGGAAGGTGGCATTTGGTGGTTCCAGCTGGTGCGCTGCGTGCGGATACCAAACTTCAACTTCTGTCTGATTCAAGCTCACGCGCTGTGATCCCGGCATCCACCTGTCATGGCGTTCGTGGACAAGCCCAGTATTCTCATCTACCTAGTGAATTGCCTCCTGCGACAATTTTCATCGAACGATCTGGCTTATTCCAAAGAATTCGCGGACGCTAGGCGCTGGATCGCCGAGCCAGACGTAAGGCTGAGATTTCCTTATGGAAGTCCCGGAAGGAGGCGCTCCAGTCTGACTCTGTAGGAGCATTCTGCTCCGCAAAAATCTTGATCTTGCCTCCCCAAAGGTCGCGCTTCTCCAATCCGCTGCGAGCGACGGTGAGAAGAGCGGACCTGGGATACACGTTCCGTTTGGCTGCGATTCGATCGAACGCGAAGGTGTGCATGTCCTGGGCCGCGCGTAGTGCTCGGACCGATTCAGGATGAGTTGGCCAGTACCCTCCATGCACTATGCGGTGGCGTAAGAGGTATGACGCCTCGAACCACTCACCAACTGGCCCACTGGCCGTCGACCAAGACGCGCCTAATCGGGTAGACAGTTGACCGGTGATGCGCTGCAAGACCCTACCCTCGACAAACAGCTTCTCGGCGTCCCTCGGATCTACCCCCTCCTCCCAAAGGAGCATGCTGAGAATGACGTCCATGAGTGTCTCTGTCGCCGTATTAGCAAGAATCACACCTCCGGATCTGTCGCCTAGGCCGTTGATTGCTTCATCCGCTTCAATGATTCGCTCGCGCCACAAAACGACCGGATTGCCCTGCCGGATATATCGCATCCACTGATGAAACTCGGAGACCTGTTCGTCTGATAGAGCGTCACCTTTAAGTGGATCAGCAAAGTTCTCGTGTTCTAGCAGCACAAGTTCAGGTCCTTCCCACGCAGCAGTGGGCCCCAGCACCTTCAATAGCCCTTGGTCCTGTTGGTACACCTCACGTATTCCGGGAGCGGTGAACCGTAGAACAGGGAACGGAATCCGCTCGTAATGAGGGAGCGTTACGCCCTTGCCGCTTTGGAGTCGGTAGGCTCGCACAAGATCGGTGACGAGACGCAGGCATCGCATGAACTCATCGGAACGCGGCTCTGCATCCTGCGCGGTCTCGATCGATGCTTGATCTGGCTTGTCGGGGGACTCAACAGGAGTCAAAGCCTCCACCACCGTATAGGCCGTCTTCACCGAGCTTTCATACTCCTTGTAATCAGATGCGACTGGCTTCGCTGTTCCTGATCGCTCGGCTGCCTCCATGACAGCTTTGCTAACTCCTGACATGCGGCCATGCGTGTACTCCAACTGATGAAATACCAGGCTGACGTCGGGATCGTCCGGCTGACCTGGGTCGTCGGGGCGGTTAGCAACCTGCTCGCTCATTTGCAGGCCGTCCGGGAAAGGAATCGGGTGTGGCAAGGCGAAGTACCAGAGAGCCAAAGGCACCTCCGTCGAACTGATGAGTTCGCCCAATGGGCTTGAAATCGCTTTCGTGCGCCGCGAGTTGGTAGCTTTCCGCTTCACTCGAGCTCTCTTCCCGCTCACTTCGACGATGAGGCTCGTCTTGAGACACGGCGAGTTCGCGCAGCAGAGAGGTCCAGTCCGAGCTTCTTCAGTTCGTCCTCACTCCACCCGTCCTCGGTCGCCCGGACGTAGGCCTTCTCGTCCTGGCGTTCAGCCTCGGCAAGCTGCTCGCGCAGCTCGTCCACGCGCTTACGTGTGATCACCAGATCGGTGACCGATTCGATGCGCGAGTCGAGTAGCTTGTGTGCCTGGCTCTTGGTGGTTTCGAGGTAGATGGTCGCCATGCTCACTACACTAATGTCGTGCACGGATGTGCGTCACGACGCACGGCTTTCATCGGCCGGCTGGGTAGTCGTGGAGGTACCCGTTGGCGTGATCGCTGAACCAGTCCTCCCGGAACGAGCAGGGCGCACGGACAGGAAGAAAAGCAAAGCGGATACCGACCACGAGAATGCCATGCACCTCGTAGAGGCCGCCCGCGCCGAAGAACTCCACGCCCGAGCCGCGAAACTCGCGCCGGAAATGGAACGGTATCAAGTACCCGCGAAACAAGGGAGGACTATCACGTTAGTCCGGAACAGCTGGGAAAGGGCCGGTGCCACCGTTGGTGACAGCTTTTTCCTTGAGACGGCTACTTTGTAGTAGTTGCCACGGATTTCCCAGCGGCCGCCAGGAGTTCGCTCATCAAGGAAGCGGTCAGAGCAACGCCAGAATCTTCCTTGGATTCGGGCGACGAACCGAAGACTCGGGCAGCGAAGGCTGCCCGCATCTGGTCGCGAAGAGACTCATCGTGCAGAGGTTCCACGTAGCCGTCAAAGGTCAGTAGCTGCTCCTTGATGGTTCTCGCCCAAGTGCCTAGGTCTCGATGGTAACCGGCTTGCTTGCCGAAGTAGGTCGCCAACCCGAGGACAGCTGCCAAAAGGGAGACTCTGAGGATCCCATCTCCTATTGTCGTCGCTCCGCCATGCGAAACGCCCGGTACGAAGGCGAGGAAGTATGTGCCCGTGATGCCTGCCATGACACAGATAGCCGTTAACCAGCGGAATATACATGCGGACCTGAGGTGATCCTTGGATAGTTCTTCGAACCTTTTTGTTAACTG
Proteins encoded:
- a CDS encoding ATP-binding protein, yielding MSIETTLPMGDLINPGQNRLSSVQIVNWGTFDGAHTIYVDRAGTLLTGDSGVGKSTIFDAMLQVMDARPKMNEAAQNNGGSLAEEKRTAFSYMRGRLGTQGSGNGTGSDDGGTAGADGTAYQRPGATWSAVCLTFDNGLGQITSLSVLMDLPANGTEHHVGRFYAVHNRPLDIRTLETEMRGRFTKGSLEALLPGAAIFDSHKMFAERFRTALGVEDEKAFGLLRILQTGKGLGGTVNDFFRTNVLDTPKTLAAADEAVEDFSHLRSIRRQLERARQQRDHLADVPDLHRLYTATDTELRHNRALTKDGLPAYRQRLTLASHERDVARLTAQEQTGARELTAAESRRNELKKKLNALTARYSEEGGGTIATLERELAAAVVQLNSRVALEETARGELAAAGIEVDFSPAGLVTARSRAAELVKSLTLEVEAARERSSDAHGQAWQLKGQIAKLENDIGSFRRRTSNIRQESLDQRAKICAATGLDEADLPFAAELIDLEPEQQQWRPAAERTLRSLATALLVPGEHMRAVTRYLSETKLNGFLRCIDVSVPVEGPSEPGPRDLITKLVTQDSEMGRWVARKITAHYDFVCVEDPDELAGLSRGVSLGGAVKRNSSTTEKDDRHAKASDNVLGFDNKDTVAALGNELLALRDRFTEADTRSQAQAQTQAELVSRLAAVRRVAADTRTWEELSASAQRDAVAAATDALDSARDANTDLDQIRFELDTAELDHTAAIEKIGVLKGDLARTREQLAAATARRDTLAAKALGALDESLQEALEELFAPFGEITDVVRLQEAASEVERTLITEGARLEKTLLETKNRLERTFETFTDKWGSDFGTSVDAAGAYAERFESIVSEGLPQHETEFREYFNNRTYERFSDLLALLDEERRSISSRLLPLNSVLQRVEYHVDSHLEIEVKTTVPDAAHKFRTELKNALPMMGMRQNKADMDARYTALENLVDRLKDPEERRWRAEVLDVRSHVTITCTHRLANGQAYTNLQASLMSGGEGQRFTAFIMASALAYQLGIVSQGFSTYGTVMMDEAFVKSSLSFAEASINALHEFGFQLLLAAPEDKVDLSRFLGSVTEILRDDAANRSGVLERDIRRGSGSVPVNILLR
- a CDS encoding DUF3375 domain-containing protein, whose translation is MSFIENAVAHWAELQRLQATPGWKLTTANPWVLALFREAFSRTRPRIPLEEFHNMTDGFLRQLRISGVTLREDWTGKNYADDWVARRFLARPRVDGRFVYELTESSVRYLSYLDGFTSDKTSLNSSRLATLLDRVENLAHETNPDPAARIAVLKEEVARREDMIRALEAGEAPAPVDGETAVEAAQDILDLAAALPADFKRMRDGLEKMLHALRQEMVESNAAKGLTMGEILEADRKLRNTSEGRTYEGFTAFLNDAEQQDRFRAAIAEVLERDFAEDMSPEDRQSLHRLISDMRGQATEIHRIYGRLSESMHTYVQSDEYRESVQLRQLIRTAETAIHKAPRSKRRTAVVPAPQLYGAVFESLGMVHLFNPEDHAPPPKLPAPPSFSEADIHRSARTPKANRRALRDAVTRAAGKRGTATVGEIFAELAPEDRHLNSIRALLSAALEAGSADFSPGSRGGSTPAGLAASPESVTFTQIDGSERTALLPAVAVAKAPTHE
- a CDS encoding DUF4194 domain-containing protein → MSETSLDPTSTAGPADHNDDDPYADDYAAAPAERDVLVDGPELFPGDTGTLPLKLRQALIRLLRGPYLDATSSDNVYNTVVDNQAELRTRLSELFLTLVIDEDRKVALLRPVDMPEPHTAVLQRQREMTREETLLLLRMRLLLDRHAGTGNDAVIARSDILEIIEGYVDPGQRDAKSVEDVADAAIRKLVQERRLLLPTEVENVWVISGALPLALPYEHIGDIVTFMQALADASGELPEPTLPDPAPAEPTTANDGEDIA